The following proteins are encoded in a genomic region of Bradyrhizobium sp. SK17:
- a CDS encoding DUF3606 domain-containing protein, translated as MADDKKKRGAQDRALIALSESYEVAYWSKKFKVTPAKLKAAVKKVGHSAKKVEAHFKEQRHRAADRARIAIHEPYEVRYWSTKFKVTPARLKAAVAEVGHSSKKVEAYFAAKKKKKTAKKKKTAKKVVKKTGRKKS; from the coding sequence ATGGCCGACGACAAGAAGAAGCGGGGCGCACAGGATCGTGCCCTGATCGCGTTGAGCGAGTCCTACGAAGTTGCGTACTGGTCCAAGAAGTTCAAGGTCACGCCGGCAAAGCTCAAGGCCGCCGTCAAGAAGGTCGGGCACTCCGCCAAGAAGGTGGAAGCCCATTTCAAGGAGCAGCGCCACCGGGCCGCCGACCGCGCACGGATCGCGATCCACGAGCCGTACGAGGTCCGCTACTGGTCGACGAAGTTCAAGGTGACCCCTGCACGGCTCAAGGCCGCGGTGGCCGAGGTCGGGCATTCCTCGAAGAAGGTCGAGGCCTACTTCGCGGCCAAGAAGAAGAAAAAGACCGCCAAGAAAAAGAAGACTGCGAAGAAGGTCGTCAAGAAGACCGGACGCAAGAAGAGCTAA
- a CDS encoding helix-turn-helix transcriptional regulator, which yields MTAAMQLTAVLKTLADPTRRAVFERIAREGEIAATGLVLGSKVSQPAVSQHLRALRDAGLVAERREGRHIHYRVAPKGLGPLIDWLSHYETFWAERFASLEKLLKESE from the coding sequence ATGACCGCCGCCATGCAACTGACCGCCGTGCTCAAGACCCTCGCGGATCCGACCCGCCGGGCGGTGTTCGAGCGGATTGCGCGGGAGGGCGAGATCGCCGCAACCGGGCTGGTGCTGGGTTCGAAGGTGTCGCAGCCGGCGGTGTCGCAACATCTGCGCGCGCTGCGCGATGCCGGCCTCGTCGCCGAGCGACGCGAGGGCCGGCATATCCATTATCGCGTCGCGCCGAAGGGGCTCGGTCCGCTGATCGACTGGCTCAGCCATTACGAGACATTCTGGGCCGAGCGCTTCGCCAGCCTGGAGAAGCTGCTGAAGGAGAGTGAGTGA
- a CDS encoding Kazal-type serine protease inhibitor family protein, translated as MKSGLFASFAVLALLIALPASTDAARLGRACGGIAGLQCSRGGQFCQFKPGQCGRADQTGSCAFRPTICNKIYKPVCGCDGKTYGNDCERRAAGASKAQDGKCPS; from the coding sequence ATGAAATCAGGGCTTTTCGCCTCATTCGCAGTGCTGGCCTTGTTGATCGCGCTCCCGGCCAGCACTGACGCGGCTCGGCTCGGCCGAGCGTGCGGCGGCATCGCCGGCCTGCAATGCAGCCGTGGCGGCCAGTTCTGCCAGTTCAAGCCCGGGCAATGCGGCCGTGCCGACCAGACCGGCAGCTGCGCGTTCCGGCCGACGATCTGCAACAAGATCTACAAGCCGGTCTGCGGCTGCGACGGCAAGACCTACGGCAATGACTGCGAGCGCCGGGCCGCCGGCGCCTCCAAGGCGCAGGACGGCAAGTGCCCATCCTGA
- the bla gene encoding class A beta-lactamase, with translation MPTSITRRIVLAASAMAVPALRVSAARAEPGQHSIEHRLKDVEVQSRGRLGVALLDTATGKLIGNRIDQRFAMCSTFKALAVALVLARVDRGEEQLDRRVVFSERDLVPPSVATQPHVGPGGMTVAELCEAAVTVSDSTAANLLLASFGGPAALTAYLRSLGDPVTRLDRVELDLNIVKPGEQHDTTSPAAMARTLQRLLLGDALSEPSRARLTGWMAGAKDAATTRLRAGLPQGWRIANKPGTWKGIATNDVGVIWPPGRAPIVVAAYLADAPTPVATQEAILAEIGRIVAEAS, from the coding sequence ATGCCGACCTCAATCACACGCCGTATTGTGCTTGCGGCATCGGCCATGGCCGTTCCGGCGCTGCGCGTATCCGCTGCACGAGCCGAGCCTGGGCAGCACAGCATCGAACATCGCTTGAAGGACGTCGAGGTCCAAAGCCGTGGCCGGCTGGGTGTCGCCCTGCTGGACACCGCGACCGGCAAGCTCATCGGCAACCGCATCGACCAGCGGTTTGCCATGTGCAGCACCTTCAAGGCGCTCGCCGTGGCCCTTGTGCTGGCGCGGGTCGACCGCGGCGAGGAACAACTGGACCGCCGCGTCGTCTTCTCCGAACGCGATCTGGTACCACCATCGGTCGCGACCCAACCTCACGTTGGTCCCGGAGGGATGACGGTCGCAGAGCTCTGCGAGGCGGCCGTGACGGTGAGCGACAGCACCGCCGCCAATCTGCTGCTGGCGAGCTTCGGCGGCCCCGCCGCCCTGACGGCTTACCTGCGCTCGCTGGGCGATCCGGTCACGCGTCTCGATCGGGTCGAACTGGATCTAAACATCGTCAAGCCGGGCGAGCAGCACGACACCACCTCGCCGGCCGCCATGGCGCGGACACTGCAACGGCTGCTTCTCGGAGATGCGCTGTCGGAGCCCTCGCGCGCACGGCTGACCGGCTGGATGGCCGGCGCGAAGGACGCCGCAACGACCCGGCTGCGGGCCGGACTGCCGCAGGGATGGCGGATCGCCAACAAGCCCGGCACCTGGAAGGGCATCGCAACCAACGATGTCGGCGTGATCTGGCCGCCGGGCCGCGCCCCGATCGTGGTCGCAGCCTATCTCGCGGACGCGCCGACGCCTGTCGCGACGCAGGAAGCCATTCTTGCGGAGATCGGCCGGATCGTAGCCGAAGCCAGCTAG
- a CDS encoding lectin has product MKFAHIAVPACLAFVVTAASPASAQTAETSFFVTSNGIGNGGNLGGLAGADNHCQTLAQAAGFGAPKTWRAYLSTQAADGKPAVNARDRIGTGPWKNVKGVVVAKDVADLHSAGNALTKQTALSEKGEPINGRGDTPNRHDILTGSQPDGTAFAAGEDRTCKNWTTSTQGAAMLGHSDRIGLRDDDASKSWNSSHPSRGPDGGCSQADLKTTGGDGLLYCFAAN; this is encoded by the coding sequence ATGAAGTTTGCACATATCGCGGTTCCTGCCTGTCTTGCGTTCGTCGTCACAGCCGCGTCGCCGGCAAGCGCACAGACCGCGGAGACCAGCTTCTTCGTGACCAGCAACGGCATCGGCAATGGCGGCAATCTCGGCGGCCTCGCCGGTGCCGACAATCATTGCCAGACCCTGGCGCAGGCCGCGGGCTTCGGTGCGCCGAAGACGTGGCGCGCCTATCTCTCGACCCAGGCCGCCGATGGCAAGCCCGCGGTCAATGCGCGGGATCGCATCGGCACGGGACCATGGAAGAACGTGAAGGGCGTCGTGGTCGCCAAGGACGTCGCCGACCTGCACAGTGCCGGCAACGCGCTGACCAAGCAGACCGCGCTCTCCGAGAAGGGCGAGCCGATCAACGGCCGCGGCGACACGCCGAACCGTCACGACATCCTGACCGGCTCGCAACCCGATGGCACCGCCTTCGCGGCCGGGGAGGACCGCACCTGCAAGAACTGGACGACCAGCACGCAGGGCGCTGCGATGCTCGGCCATTCCGACCGCATCGGCCTGCGCGATGACGATGCATCGAAATCGTGGAACTCGTCGCATCCGTCGCGCGGTCCGGATGGCGGCTGCTCGCAGGCCGACCTGAAGACCACCGGCGGCGACGGCCTGCTGTACTGTTTCGCGGCGAACTGA
- a CDS encoding DUF429 domain-containing protein codes for MIAVGLDGFSKGWVAVTIDGDRRTVSFHGDIAAALARPFDRAGIDIPIGMTDDGERICDLLARERLRPHSSRVFTGARRWLWREFSDPDKANRDALRRGQTRVSRQLWHLGNKIMEVDAFVRDNAGRDIREVHPELVFLRLNGGVPLPAKKSQAGDVLRRKLLKRSGFREIDRWLTVTRIGSGAKRDDVLDACAVAIAAHEPTGCVPEGARPLDAHGLPMQIWF; via the coding sequence TTGATCGCGGTCGGCCTCGACGGATTTTCAAAGGGCTGGGTCGCCGTCACCATCGATGGCGACCGGCGCACGGTTTCCTTTCACGGCGATATTGCGGCCGCGCTCGCGCGGCCGTTCGACCGTGCCGGGATCGATATCCCGATCGGCATGACCGATGACGGCGAGCGCATCTGCGATCTTCTTGCCCGCGAACGCCTGCGTCCGCACAGCTCGCGCGTCTTCACCGGCGCGCGGCGCTGGCTGTGGCGGGAATTTTCCGATCCCGACAAGGCCAATAGAGACGCGTTACGCCGCGGCCAGACCCGCGTCTCACGCCAGCTCTGGCATCTCGGCAACAAGATCATGGAGGTCGATGCGTTCGTTCGCGACAACGCTGGGCGTGACATCCGCGAGGTGCATCCAGAACTGGTTTTCCTGCGGCTGAATGGCGGCGTGCCGCTGCCGGCGAAGAAATCGCAAGCGGGTGACGTCCTTCGCCGCAAGCTGCTCAAGCGCTCGGGCTTTCGCGAGATCGATCGCTGGCTCACCGTGACGCGGATCGGCTCCGGCGCCAAACGCGACGACGTACTCGATGCCTGCGCGGTGGCCATTGCCGCGCATGAACCGACTGGCTGCGTTCCCGAAGGAGCGCGGCCGCTGGATGCGCATGGTCTGCCGATGCAGATCTGGTTCTAG
- a CDS encoding isoprenylcysteine carboxylmethyltransferase family protein yields MIAKLLLQNTVFVIAMAALLFGFAGMLHWPGAWTYLIASAVIGPACGFWLARVDPGLLAERMRLTAREGQPAADKRFVLVFVVVAVLWFVAMGLDRRFDGADAGVPLIVLGLALYLLSTVLVLWVFRTNSFAAPVVKVQTERDHHVISSGPYALVRHPMYTSVMLFFIAVPTMLGSWWGLAFVPVFFVMFAIRTRIEERTLVAGLSGYADYAARVRYRLVPGLW; encoded by the coding sequence ATGATCGCAAAGCTCCTCCTGCAAAACACCGTCTTCGTCATCGCCATGGCCGCGCTGCTGTTCGGCTTCGCCGGCATGCTGCACTGGCCCGGCGCGTGGACCTATCTGATCGCCTCGGCGGTGATCGGTCCGGCCTGCGGATTCTGGCTTGCCAGGGTCGATCCCGGGCTGCTTGCCGAGCGCATGCGCCTCACCGCGCGCGAGGGCCAGCCCGCGGCGGACAAGCGGTTCGTGCTGGTGTTCGTCGTCGTCGCCGTGCTGTGGTTCGTCGCGATGGGGCTCGATCGCCGCTTCGACGGCGCCGATGCCGGCGTGCCGCTGATCGTGCTTGGCCTCGCGCTGTATCTGCTCTCGACCGTGCTGGTCCTGTGGGTGTTCCGCACCAATTCGTTTGCCGCCCCGGTCGTGAAGGTGCAGACCGAGCGCGATCATCACGTGATCTCGAGCGGCCCCTACGCGCTGGTCCGCCATCCGATGTATACGAGCGTGATGCTGTTCTTCATCGCCGTGCCGACGATGCTGGGCTCCTGGTGGGGCCTTGCCTTCGTGCCGGTGTTCTTCGTGATGTTTGCGATCCGCACCCGCATCGAGGAGCGCACGCTGGTGGCGGGATTGTCAGGTTATGCCGATTATGCGGCGCGGGTGCGCTATCGCCTCGTGCCCGGACTGTGGTGA
- a CDS encoding Tim44-like domain-containing protein: protein MNFSQRTRGIVRAIAVAMALALPVMMTVSAADARVGSGGSRGSRTFSAPPSTSTAPGSVAPMNRTFSQPGSPGMAAPAAANAGGMFGRGGMGRGLLGGLAAGFLGAGLFGMLFGGGLFSGLGGLSSILGLLLQVGLIVIVVRLAMSWWQRRNTPATAYAGGPDVGPGPQANARSGFGFGLGGGSNAPVEIAPGDYETFERLLGDVQAAWSNEDIAKLHTLATPEMVSYFSKDLEENKARNVTNKTSNVKLLQGDLAEAWREGDSEYATVAMRYSLVDTMLERGSGRQVGGSTQPEEITEVWTFVRQRGGNWELSAIQQTN from the coding sequence ATGAATTTCTCGCAACGCACGCGTGGAATTGTTCGGGCGATCGCCGTCGCGATGGCGCTGGCGCTGCCCGTAATGATGACCGTTTCGGCGGCCGATGCCCGCGTCGGCAGCGGCGGCTCGCGCGGCTCGCGGACGTTCTCCGCGCCGCCCTCGACCAGCACCGCGCCGGGTTCGGTCGCGCCGATGAACCGTACCTTCAGCCAGCCTGGCAGCCCGGGCATGGCCGCGCCGGCCGCCGCGAATGCCGGTGGCATGTTCGGCCGCGGTGGAATGGGACGTGGCCTGCTCGGCGGCCTGGCCGCGGGCTTCCTCGGCGCGGGCCTGTTCGGCATGCTGTTTGGCGGCGGCCTGTTCTCGGGTCTCGGCGGCCTGTCGTCGATCCTCGGCTTGCTGCTGCAGGTCGGTCTGATCGTGATCGTGGTCCGGCTCGCGATGTCGTGGTGGCAGCGCCGCAATACGCCCGCCACGGCTTATGCGGGTGGTCCCGACGTCGGCCCCGGCCCGCAGGCGAACGCCCGTTCGGGCTTCGGCTTCGGCCTTGGCGGCGGATCGAACGCGCCGGTCGAGATCGCGCCCGGCGACTACGAGACCTTCGAGCGCCTGCTCGGCGACGTCCAGGCCGCGTGGTCGAACGAGGACATCGCGAAGCTGCACACGCTCGCGACGCCTGAGATGGTGTCGTACTTCTCGAAGGACCTCGAGGAGAACAAGGCGCGCAACGTCACCAACAAGACGTCCAATGTGAAGCTGTTGCAGGGCGATCTGGCGGAAGCCTGGCGCGAAGGCGACAGCGAATATGCGACGGTCGCGATGCGCTACTCGCTGGTCGACACCATGCTGGAGCGCGGCAGCGGCCGCCAGGTCGGCGGCAGCACCCAGCCGGAGGAGATCACCGAGGTCTGGACCTTCGTGCGCCAGCGCGGCGGCAACTGGGAGCTCTCGGCGATCCAGCAGACCAACTGA
- a CDS encoding SRPBCC domain-containing protein has product MGETRAITVEKVLPYAAEKIWRTLTTSDRIAKWLMPNDFVAAVGHRFNFHTKPIGDWDGVVHCEVLDCDPPRLLRYSWKGGADTNPEYGSKLDTVVTWTLTPVEGGTHLRMVHDGFVLPGNRFAFDMMSPGWGKVLDGVARLTDEG; this is encoded by the coding sequence ATGGGTGAGACGCGTGCGATCACGGTCGAAAAAGTGCTGCCCTACGCGGCCGAGAAGATCTGGCGGACCTTGACGACGAGCGACCGGATCGCGAAATGGCTGATGCCGAACGATTTCGTTGCCGCCGTCGGCCACCGCTTCAACTTCCACACCAAGCCGATCGGCGACTGGGACGGCGTCGTGCATTGCGAGGTGCTGGATTGCGATCCGCCGCGCCTCTTGCGCTATTCCTGGAAGGGCGGCGCCGACACCAATCCGGAGTACGGCTCGAAGCTCGACACGGTCGTCACCTGGACGCTGACGCCGGTCGAGGGCGGCACCCATCTGCGGATGGTGCATGACGGCTTCGTGCTGCCGGGTAACCGGTTCGCGTTCGACATGATGAGCCCGGGATGGGGCAAGGTGCTCGACGGCGTCGCCCGCCTCACCGACGAAGGCTGA
- a CDS encoding fumarate hydratase, translating to MNAPTAFPDQQKPVPPYKHTPLFPLGADTTPYKKVTSEGVRVEKVLGKDMLVVSREALRALSEAAFGDINHYLRPGHLKQLRNILEDKEASDNDKFVAFDFLKNANIAAGGVLPMCQDTGTAIIMGKKGCNVITDGEDEAALSEGARDAYLRRNLRYSQVAPLSMYEEKNTANNMPAQCEIYAEGDDAYKFMFMAKGGGSANKSFLFQATPSVLTKDRLLAFLKEKVLTLGTAACPPYHLAIVIGGTSAELCMKTVKLASARYLDALPTHGSPDGNAFRDLEMEQEILKMTQSLGVGAQFGGKYFCHDVRVIRMPRHGASLPIGLGVSCSADRQVLGKITKDGVYLEELEHNPAQYLPAVEQSLGGEVVKIDLNKPMKDILATLSQYPIKTRVSMTGTMIVARDSAHAKLRERLEKGEPLPDYFKNHPVYYAGPAKTPDGYASGAFGPTTAGRMDSFVDQFQAAGGSMVMVAKGNRAVAVREACKKHGGFYLGSIGGAAANLAEHCIKKVEVVEYPELGMEAIWRIEVVDFPAFIIIDDKGNDFFKELNLG from the coding sequence ATGAACGCCCCGACCGCCTTTCCCGACCAGCAGAAGCCCGTTCCGCCCTACAAGCACACGCCCTTGTTCCCGCTTGGCGCGGATACCACGCCCTACAAGAAGGTCACGAGCGAGGGCGTCCGGGTCGAGAAGGTGTTGGGCAAGGACATGCTGGTGGTGTCGCGGGAGGCGCTGCGCGCGCTCTCCGAAGCCGCGTTCGGTGACATCAATCACTATCTGCGGCCTGGGCATCTGAAGCAGCTCCGCAACATCCTGGAAGACAAGGAAGCCAGCGACAACGACAAGTTCGTCGCCTTCGATTTCCTGAAGAACGCCAACATCGCCGCCGGCGGCGTGCTGCCGATGTGCCAGGACACCGGCACGGCGATCATCATGGGCAAGAAGGGTTGCAACGTCATCACCGACGGCGAGGACGAGGCCGCGCTCTCCGAGGGCGCACGCGACGCCTATCTGCGCCGCAACCTGCGCTACTCGCAGGTCGCTCCCCTGTCGATGTATGAGGAGAAGAACACCGCCAACAACATGCCGGCGCAGTGCGAGATCTACGCCGAGGGCGATGACGCCTACAAGTTCATGTTCATGGCCAAGGGCGGCGGCAGCGCCAACAAGAGCTTCCTGTTCCAGGCAACGCCCTCGGTGCTGACCAAGGACCGGCTGCTGGCGTTCCTGAAGGAGAAGGTGCTGACGCTCGGCACCGCGGCATGCCCACCCTATCACCTGGCGATCGTGATCGGCGGCACCTCGGCCGAGCTCTGCATGAAGACCGTGAAGCTTGCTTCCGCGCGCTATCTGGATGCGCTGCCGACCCACGGCTCGCCTGATGGCAATGCGTTCCGCGATCTCGAGATGGAGCAGGAAATCCTCAAGATGACGCAGTCGCTCGGGGTGGGCGCGCAGTTCGGCGGCAAATACTTCTGCCACGACGTCCGCGTGATCCGGATGCCGCGCCACGGCGCCTCGCTGCCGATCGGGCTTGGCGTGTCCTGCTCGGCGGACCGCCAGGTGCTCGGCAAAATTACCAAAGACGGCGTCTATCTCGAGGAGCTCGAGCACAATCCGGCGCAATATCTGCCGGCGGTCGAGCAGTCGCTCGGCGGCGAGGTGGTCAAGATCGATCTCAACAAGCCGATGAAGGACATCCTGGCGACGCTGTCGCAATATCCGATCAAGACCCGGGTCTCGATGACCGGCACCATGATCGTCGCGCGCGACTCCGCGCACGCCAAGCTGCGCGAGCGGCTGGAGAAGGGCGAGCCGCTGCCGGATTATTTCAAGAACCACCCGGTCTATTACGCCGGTCCCGCCAAGACGCCCGACGGCTATGCCTCCGGCGCGTTCGGTCCGACCACCGCGGGACGCATGGATTCCTTCGTCGACCAGTTCCAGGCCGCAGGCGGCTCGATGGTGATGGTCGCCAAGGGCAACCGCGCGGTCGCGGTGCGCGAGGCCTGCAAGAAGCATGGCGGCTTCTATCTCGGCTCGATCGGCGGTGCGGCGGCGAACCTCGCCGAGCACTGCATCAAGAAGGTCGAGGTGGTCGAGTATCCCGAGCTCGGCATGGAAGCGATCTGGCGCATCGAAGTGGTCGACTTCCCGGCCTTCATCATCATCGATGACAAGGGCAACGACTTCTTCAAGGAATTGAATCTGGGTTGA
- a CDS encoding GFA family protein, whose product MAENKVYTGGCHCGQVRFECTTDMAMVTACNCSICTKKGLHFVFMAPTSFQLRAGAENLKEYLFNRHAIHHQLCVDCGVDVFARGKKPDGGDVVALNVSCIDGIDLSKITMTPVDGRNR is encoded by the coding sequence ATGGCTGAGAACAAGGTCTACACCGGCGGCTGCCATTGCGGGCAGGTCCGCTTCGAATGCACCACCGACATGGCGATGGTGACCGCCTGCAACTGCTCGATCTGCACCAAGAAGGGCCTGCACTTCGTGTTCATGGCGCCGACAAGCTTCCAGCTCCGTGCCGGCGCCGAGAACCTGAAGGAATATCTGTTCAACCGCCACGCCATCCATCACCAGCTCTGCGTCGATTGCGGCGTCGACGTGTTCGCGCGCGGCAAGAAGCCCGACGGCGGCGATGTCGTCGCGCTGAATGTCAGCTGCATCGACGGCATCGACCTGTCGAAGATCACCATGACGCCGGTGGACGGGCGGAACCGATAG
- a CDS encoding inner membrane-spanning protein YciB, whose translation MKSVFAKLASDFLSTIVFLVVYLATDNVLIATGVAIVGAIAQVIYARVKGQELGYMTWASLGLVIVLGGATLLTNDPRFVLAKPAIGHIAIGAIMLKRGWMLRYLPPIVTQTIPEYATLAGYAWAGLMFILAAGTIAIAATGDMKLWAFYVSVVLLGAKIAAFAIQYVAFRFLIGNRLRAAARA comes from the coding sequence ATGAAGAGCGTATTTGCCAAGCTTGCGAGCGACTTCCTCTCCACCATCGTGTTCCTGGTGGTCTATCTCGCGACCGACAACGTGCTGATCGCCACCGGCGTTGCGATCGTCGGCGCGATCGCGCAGGTGATCTATGCGCGGGTGAAGGGACAGGAACTCGGCTATATGACCTGGGCGAGCCTCGGGCTCGTGATCGTGCTGGGTGGCGCGACGCTCCTCACCAACGATCCGCGTTTCGTGCTGGCGAAGCCCGCGATCGGCCATATCGCGATCGGTGCGATCATGCTCAAGCGCGGCTGGATGCTGCGCTATCTGCCGCCGATCGTGACCCAGACCATTCCGGAATACGCCACCCTCGCCGGCTATGCCTGGGCCGGGTTGATGTTCATCCTCGCCGCGGGCACGATTGCGATCGCGGCGACCGGCGACATGAAGCTGTGGGCGTTCTACGTGTCGGTGGTGCTGCTCGGCGCCAAGATCGCCGCCTTCGCGATCCAGTACGTCGCCTTCCGCTTCCTGATCGGCAACCGGCTGCGCGCCGCCGCCCGCGCCTGA
- a CDS encoding glutathione S-transferase, with protein sequence MHYQLYYWPMIQGRGEYVRLALEDAGAGYTDVARGKGGMGAMTKMMDAHNGTPPFAPPFLKAGSLLIGQTANILLYLGSRHGLAPKAEAGKLWVHQLQLTIADFVLEIHDTHHPLGPSLYYEDQKAPAKKRTAEFWASRVPKYLGYFEDLVQANGGAFVTGRRISYADLSLFQIVEGLRYAFPKRMAAFEKKVPRLIALRDRVAERPNIKAYLASERRIRFNEEGIFRRYKALDL encoded by the coding sequence ATGCACTATCAGCTTTACTACTGGCCGATGATCCAGGGCCGCGGCGAATATGTGAGGCTCGCGCTCGAGGATGCGGGCGCGGGCTACACCGATGTGGCGCGTGGCAAGGGCGGCATGGGTGCGATGACGAAGATGATGGACGCGCACAACGGCACGCCGCCGTTCGCGCCGCCATTCCTCAAGGCCGGCAGCCTGCTGATCGGGCAGACCGCCAACATCCTGCTCTATCTCGGCTCGCGTCACGGCCTGGCGCCGAAGGCGGAAGCCGGAAAGCTCTGGGTGCACCAATTGCAACTGACGATCGCGGACTTCGTGCTGGAGATCCACGACACCCATCATCCGCTCGGCCCGTCGCTGTACTACGAGGACCAGAAGGCGCCGGCGAAGAAGCGCACCGCGGAATTCTGGGCATCGCGGGTGCCGAAATATCTCGGCTATTTCGAGGACCTGGTTCAGGCGAATGGCGGCGCGTTCGTCACCGGACGCCGGATCAGCTACGCCGACCTCTCGCTGTTCCAGATCGTCGAAGGCCTGCGCTACGCGTTTCCGAAACGAATGGCGGCGTTCGAGAAGAAGGTGCCGCGCCTGATCGCATTGCGCGATCGCGTCGCCGAGCGGCCGAACATCAAGGCGTATCTGGCGAGCGAACGGCGGATTCGGTTCAACGAGGAAGGCATCTTCCGCCGCTACAAGGCGCTGGATCTGTGA